From a region of the Chloroflexota bacterium genome:
- a CDS encoding S8 family serine peptidase yields the protein MKRLWLSTLVVGCLLSLASPTDTAGQTRLKEKTPEQLAEAEAPAVAGQYLIKFKSGLSKSARNNTLKNLGVDQLQHLDSLDLELIEVAALKQNATPAQTERVLAELKNNPAIEYIEPNYIYAPLYTPNDPGLGQQWAWGVIKAYDGWNITQGSPSVIIAIVDTGIQTNHPDLDAKIVAGYDFVDNDTNAMDGNGHGTHLAGTAAAETNNSTGGAGLCPNCRLMPIRVFNNNGSGTLAAVAQGITFAANNGAKVINLGLGGSASTTLQNAVNYAWNKGAFLTCAVGGSNSGTPTYPAAYPNCFPVAASGKTDIKTPSSGYGTWVKVAAPGASIYSTWLNGGYSTISGTSTATAHVSGLAGLLASQNRTNAQIRDRICATADPIAGTGTYWSCGRINVYAAVQ from the coding sequence TTGAAGCGTCTATGGCTAAGTACGTTGGTTGTCGGCTGTTTGCTTAGTTTGGCTAGCCCTACGGACACTGCTGGGCAGACTCGTTTGAAAGAAAAAACACCTGAACAGTTGGCTGAGGCCGAAGCACCTGCGGTTGCAGGCCAATATTTGATCAAATTCAAGTCTGGGCTGAGTAAATCTGCTCGCAACAATACCCTCAAAAACCTCGGAGTCGATCAACTCCAACACCTCGATAGCCTTGATCTCGAGTTAATTGAAGTTGCTGCGCTCAAACAAAACGCTACTCCAGCGCAAACTGAACGCGTGCTGGCCGAGCTAAAAAATAATCCAGCGATCGAATATATCGAGCCAAACTACATTTACGCTCCGCTGTATACGCCGAATGACCCAGGTTTGGGTCAGCAATGGGCTTGGGGAGTAATCAAAGCCTATGATGGCTGGAACATTACCCAAGGCAGCCCCAGCGTGATCATCGCGATTGTAGACACGGGCATCCAAACCAACCACCCTGATCTTGATGCTAAAATTGTGGCTGGCTACGATTTTGTTGATAACGACACCAACGCCATGGATGGCAACGGTCATGGCACGCACTTGGCTGGCACTGCCGCTGCCGAAACCAACAATAGCACTGGTGGCGCGGGCTTATGCCCCAATTGCCGCTTGATGCCAATTCGGGTATTTAATAATAATGGCAGTGGCACGTTGGCTGCCGTGGCGCAGGGAATTACCTTTGCCGCCAACAACGGAGCCAAAGTCATCAACTTAGGCTTGGGTGGCAGCGCCTCAACCACTTTGCAAAACGCAGTTAATTATGCTTGGAATAAAGGTGCATTCCTGACCTGCGCAGTTGGTGGCAGCAACTCAGGTACGCCAACCTATCCAGCGGCCTATCCCAACTGTTTCCCCGTGGCGGCTAGCGGCAAAACCGATATTAAAACGCCTTCATCGGGCTATGGCACATGGGTCAAAGTGGCCGCACCAGGTGCAAGCATCTATTCAACATGGCTGAATGGCGGTTATAGCACCATCAGCGGTACATCGACTGCAACCGCCCATGTTTCAGGCTTGGCAGGCTTATTGGCCTCACAAAACCGCACCAACGCCCAAATTCGCGATCGTATTTGCGCCACCGCTGATCCAATCGCGGGCACTGGCACCTATTGGTCGTGTGGCCGAATTAACGTTTATGCTGCGGTACAATAA
- a CDS encoding sulfatase-like hydrolase/transferase gives MAFGDLRRQPNLVLIISDQQSGNPHWPDGWADAQLPAMRQLKQTGVTFTNGHTNACTCSPSRATLFTGLYPAHHGVTEVLEFDNMNDLREKTATGVKERRQQGLRSNLQNLAKMLRTAGYQVAYKGKWHLTKPAQFSTSLNQKYWTEADREHLAKYWGFDAWGMPDAGDNLAIANMGGGDTNNDGRFVSGHGKAAKYGELPSAFLESESILNWIEHYDSEQPFCLIVSLVNPHDVLAFPGTGTAAVTIDGQQVPLFEAAGYNRAAFADLPIGLPATVNESLSTKPKAQTAFRRLSNAGNGVIGPNDHEAQLGYCRFYAYLCRHVDHQILRVLDALKHKGLYDDTVIVRVSDHGDMAMAHGRQRQKMYNVYQETLNIPFVISNPKLFPQPVQTNALASLIDLMPTIATIANVPERERWQFQGNDLTPILHNQQREVQDHLHFTYDDLYMYVPGANHIRCVVEQSWKYAVYYDPFSGAQPEYELYDLAADREERHNLAYPSVFAKLPPTRQAEVQAQRDRLHEKLTHVMTQHGTTPDMIIWPKHSGLSPFASTDLPKHPDDPS, from the coding sequence ATGGCGTTTGGCGATCTGCGGCGGCAACCGAATTTGGTGCTGATTATCTCCGACCAGCAAAGTGGTAATCCGCATTGGCCTGATGGTTGGGCCGATGCCCAGCTGCCAGCAATGCGGCAATTAAAGCAAACGGGTGTAACGTTTACCAATGGTCATACCAATGCATGCACTTGCTCGCCAAGTCGAGCCACCTTGTTTACAGGGCTTTACCCCGCCCATCATGGTGTAACCGAAGTGCTCGAATTCGATAATATGAACGATTTACGCGAGAAAACCGCAACCGGAGTTAAGGAGCGGCGACAGCAAGGGTTGCGCAGTAATCTGCAAAATCTGGCTAAAATGTTGCGCACGGCAGGCTATCAGGTTGCCTACAAAGGCAAATGGCATCTGACCAAACCAGCTCAATTTAGCACCTCACTGAATCAGAAATATTGGACAGAGGCTGATCGCGAACATCTGGCCAAGTATTGGGGCTTCGATGCTTGGGGCATGCCCGATGCTGGCGATAATTTGGCGATTGCGAATATGGGCGGTGGCGATACTAATAACGATGGGCGTTTTGTGAGTGGTCATGGCAAAGCTGCCAAATATGGCGAGTTGCCCAGCGCTTTTTTAGAATCTGAAAGCATTTTGAACTGGATTGAACACTACGATTCCGAACAACCATTTTGTTTGATTGTGTCGCTGGTTAATCCCCACGATGTCTTGGCTTTTCCTGGCACTGGCACGGCAGCGGTGACGATTGATGGGCAACAAGTGCCATTATTTGAGGCAGCGGGCTACAATCGTGCCGCCTTTGCTGATTTGCCGATTGGTTTACCAGCAACTGTGAATGAATCGTTGAGTACCAAGCCCAAAGCTCAGACCGCTTTTCGTCGTTTGAGCAACGCGGGTAATGGGGTGATTGGCCCCAATGATCACGAGGCTCAACTTGGCTATTGCCGCTTTTATGCTTATCTTTGTCGCCATGTCGATCATCAAATTTTACGCGTGCTGGATGCGCTCAAACACAAAGGTTTGTACGACGATACCGTGATTGTCCGCGTCAGTGATCATGGTGATATGGCGATGGCCCATGGACGGCAACGCCAAAAAATGTACAATGTCTATCAAGAAACCTTAAATATCCCCTTTGTTATCAGCAATCCCAAGCTTTTCCCTCAGCCCGTGCAAACCAATGCCTTAGCTAGTTTGATCGATTTAATGCCAACGATCGCGACGATTGCCAATGTACCCGAACGCGAACGCTGGCAGTTTCAAGGCAATGATCTTACACCGATTTTGCATAATCAGCAGCGCGAAGTACAAGATCATCTGCATTTCACCTACGATGATTTGTATATGTATGTGCCTGGGGCTAACCATATTCGTTGTGTGGTTGAGCAATCGTGGAAATATGCGGTGTACTATGATCCATTTTCGGGGGCGCAACCAGAGTATGAGCTTTACGATTTAGCCGCTGATCGCGAGGAACGGCATAATTTGGCCTACCCCAGTGTGTTTGCCAAATTGCCACCAACCCGCCAAGCCGAGGTACAAGCGCAACGCGATCGGTTGCATGAAAAACTAACCCACGTGATGACGCAGCATGGCACAACCCCCGATATGATTATTTGGCCCAAACATTCTGGGCTTTCGCCCTTTGCCTCAACCGATCTCCCCAAACACCCCGACGACCCAAGTTGA